The proteins below come from a single Dermacentor albipictus isolate Rhodes 1998 colony chromosome 7, USDA_Dalb.pri_finalv2, whole genome shotgun sequence genomic window:
- the LOC135904422 gene encoding tetraspanin-33-like — MPRWDSLTQTEVNPWTRYPVILVNLGIFIIATVFVCMCVYSIYQRWDDMSVGRGSPLVSLVVNIDVALLALVAYLSFVSSLGFLGALRENICCLYCYDWMLFIMMFTCSLGFILLIIMPFLATRDLQSVASIELIERYRDNPDYQWLVDYIQVRYKCCGVTEAAYLDWNSNIYFNCSHTNPSVERCSVPPSCCREPEKASLEAVLQRRFCGRNVLAMSEREAWAKVNTRNCVNSFSKHVQQQSIALCAAGVVVLCVLLLVKGMASRVQNEIEVIARQYNRHQRKLEHRERVRQAWEQAHSPPRAVGAVDGGRSPASLVMPAYVVQPALAYYPLQNYP, encoded by the exons ATGCCCAGGTGGGACTCACTGACCCAGACTGAAGTCAACCCATGGACGCGGTACCCGGTCATCCTGGTCAACCTGGGCATCTTCATCATCGCCACTGTGTTCGTCTGCATGTGT GTCTACTCCATCTACCAGCGCTGGGACGACATGTCGGTGGGCCGGGGCTCACCCCTGGTCAGCCTGGTTGTCAACATCGACGTGGCGCTGCTGGCGCTGGTCGCGTACCTGAGCTTCGTGTCCTCGCTGGGCTTCCTAGGAGCACTGAGGGAGAACATCTGCTGCCTCTACTGCTACGACTGGATGCTTTTCATCATGATGTTCACCTGCAGCCTGGGTTTCATCCTGCTCATCATCATGCCATTCCTCGCCACCAGG GACCTGCAAAGCGTTGCGAGCATTGAACTGATTGAGCGTTACCGAGACAACCCGGACTACCAGTGGCTCGTCGATTACATTCAG GTCCGGTACAAGTGCTGCGGGGTGACCGAGGCCGCGTACCTGGACTGGAACAGCAACATATACTTCAACTGCTCGCATACGAACCCCAGCGTGGAGCgctgctcggtgccgccgtcCTGCTGCCGGGAGCCCGAGAAGGCGAGCTTGGAGGCGGTGCTCCAGCGGCGCTTCTGCGGCCGCAACGTTCTTGCCATGAGCGAACGCGAGGCCTGGGCTAAG GTGAACACCCGCAACTGCGTGAACAGCTTCTCCAAGCACGTCCAGCAGCAGTCGATCGCGCTGTGCGCGGCCGGCGTGGTGGTGCTTTGCGTGCTGCTGCTCGTCAAGGGCATGGCGTCGCGCGTGCAGAACGAGATCGAGGTGATCGCGCGCCAGTACAACCGGCACCAGCGCAAGCTCGAACACCGAGAGCGCGTCCGCCAGGCCTGGGAGCAGGCGCACTCTCCGCCTCGCGCCGTCGGCGCCGTCGACGGCGGTCG